A genomic window from Corallincola holothuriorum includes:
- a CDS encoding acetylxylan esterase has protein sequence MAVDLESKSGEVEGFAAVDGNLITDHPYHFDPSYGYSLEQLMAVGRPDEPSDFDHFWHKRYQRALACQPLPVIADLNRDWLGWRVFDVTYQSTDEFPIRGWLLLPKSGVVKRGFVIGHGYGGRDAPDFNLPFTDSALLFPCFRGLSLSHREPLSTNPQFHVLHDIDDPQRYVIGGCVDDIWLGVSSLLRLFPNLAGHIGYLGISFGGGLGAMATAYDSRIRRAHFNVPTFGHQPLRVSLKTRGSGQAVRRFYRHHPETTMRTLGYYDAATAAARIQVPTHFACARFDPAVAPPGQFAVYNAVPQKKELLVLDAGHHEYPRQAQQNNELMDQLNQFFKPL, from the coding sequence GTGGCAGTCGATCTTGAATCTAAAAGTGGTGAAGTAGAAGGTTTTGCTGCAGTAGACGGCAATCTCATCACAGATCACCCTTATCACTTTGACCCCTCTTATGGCTATTCCCTCGAACAGCTAATGGCCGTTGGCCGCCCCGATGAACCGTCGGACTTTGACCATTTTTGGCATAAACGCTATCAACGTGCGTTGGCTTGCCAGCCACTGCCAGTGATTGCCGATCTCAATCGCGATTGGTTAGGTTGGCGTGTGTTTGATGTTACTTATCAGTCGACAGATGAATTCCCTATTCGCGGTTGGTTACTGCTACCGAAAAGTGGAGTGGTTAAACGGGGCTTTGTGATTGGCCATGGCTATGGCGGCCGAGATGCGCCCGACTTCAATCTGCCTTTTACCGATTCGGCATTGTTGTTTCCCTGTTTTCGAGGGTTGTCGCTAAGTCACCGTGAACCATTGTCCACCAATCCTCAGTTTCATGTATTACACGATATTGATGATCCGCAGCGCTATGTAATTGGTGGCTGTGTTGATGATATTTGGCTGGGGGTCTCCTCGCTACTGCGGCTGTTTCCTAACTTGGCTGGGCATATTGGCTATTTGGGAATAAGTTTTGGCGGCGGGCTTGGCGCAATGGCGACTGCCTATGACTCCAGGATCCGGCGTGCCCACTTCAATGTGCCGACCTTTGGCCATCAACCGCTACGGGTGTCGTTAAAAACCCGCGGCAGTGGTCAGGCGGTTAGGCGCTTCTATCGTCATCATCCTGAAACAACCATGCGTACACTGGGTTACTACGATGCCGCTACTGCGGCTGCGAGAATTCAGGTACCTACACATTTTGCCTGTGCCCGATTTGACCCCGCGGTTGCACCACCAGGGCAGTTTGCTGTGTACAACGCGGTGCCTCAAAAGAAAGAGTTGCTGGTGCTCGATGCTGGGCATCATGAGTATCCGCGACAAGCGCAACAGAACAATGAGTTGATGGACCAGTTGAACCAGTTTTTTAAGCCACTATAG
- a CDS encoding GNAT family N-acetyltransferase — MQRCAIRQLDGHKKDFHQQPDLRSAENGVRLIPIKKSDFSLFSKLYQTPATMRFIAAPLKQQTTEALFSYVLQQQNVKQPRCAYWTISVDGSGSCGLIGLMFEDTDSAEIGIMLKPFVRSPRISDIAMNRIARYAFTSFGLASVTARIAVENWPAKTLVTRLGFHKISENRKTTDDFEFWAVTSTTLKDECNAQR, encoded by the coding sequence ATGCAGAGATGCGCCATTAGACAATTGGACGGTCATAAAAAGGATTTTCACCAACAACCTGATCTTCGTAGTGCGGAGAACGGTGTTCGCCTTATTCCTATAAAAAAGTCTGATTTTTCATTATTCTCAAAGCTTTATCAAACCCCTGCAACCATGCGTTTTATTGCCGCACCACTCAAACAGCAAACTACTGAAGCGTTGTTTTCCTATGTCTTGCAACAGCAAAACGTCAAGCAGCCACGGTGCGCTTATTGGACTATTAGCGTCGATGGCAGTGGTTCATGCGGTTTGATTGGTTTGATGTTTGAAGACACCGATAGTGCTGAAATTGGCATCATGTTGAAGCCATTCGTTCGATCCCCTCGGATATCCGATATCGCGATGAACCGTATTGCTCGTTATGCATTTACATCTTTTGGTCTGGCGAGCGTTACCGCGCGTATTGCAGTTGAGAATTGGCCAGCCAAAACACTGGTGACAAGGCTTGGGTTTCATAAGATTTCTGAGAATAGAAAGACGACAGATGACTTCGAATTTTGGGCTGTTACCTCTACAACATTAAAAGATGAATGCAATGCACAAAGGTAA
- a CDS encoding tetratricopeptide repeat-containing diguanylate cyclase gives MLEKAYQLRTRDFSEFRKIIKVLKEKEESLDWQSRNKLDYLWAFYLSRTGSTEEAIEYYHKVIENDVELDMSFNSLISLVNLNLLKGETEQAFIYATNFNDEKYAAVDSDLKETAALLVAYTLLKSGLPGEASELVKNIPEQLAQERNECVRNAMLSELYYYQGGLDADYKKIVKKADECKASGEAILGYIAKIYFAKHEILNDRNINALKMMVSELEDVISTKYDNLVAQWYSTLAEVWLDNNSHEHAIRYAELSLGYDVDQSHIESKVLSLLILSKAYFIAEKYDLAYKYMDEYNELMKSSQRNKLTSAVAYYSAQLKAEESARQIESLNKKLSLADLESQVAKVEAENNRLYLSMALIVVCMLILWVYKTKLHQLRLKKQVEVDALTGVLSRRYFSECFEKALVSAQPAQQSVSFVLFDLDHFKRINDSYGHPAGDWVLKAVGEVCSSSGRRADLVGRLGGEEFGILLPDCDMANATRVAEQCRLAIERIDSTPAGAKFQITASFGVSASSVVGYDSRALIVDADKALYLSKKHGRNRVTLSPNYDNSVILGAGI, from the coding sequence ATGCTTGAAAAAGCATATCAACTGAGGACTAGGGATTTTTCAGAGTTCAGAAAGATCATTAAGGTACTTAAAGAAAAAGAAGAGTCTTTAGATTGGCAGTCACGGAATAAATTGGATTATTTGTGGGCATTTTACTTGTCCAGAACAGGAAGCACCGAAGAAGCCATAGAGTATTACCATAAAGTAATAGAAAATGATGTGGAATTAGACATGTCATTCAATTCGTTGATTTCTTTGGTTAACTTAAACTTACTTAAAGGAGAAACGGAGCAAGCATTTATTTATGCAACAAATTTTAATGATGAAAAATATGCAGCTGTAGATAGTGATTTAAAGGAAACAGCCGCTCTACTGGTAGCCTATACACTGCTAAAATCAGGGTTGCCTGGCGAAGCAAGTGAATTAGTGAAGAACATCCCTGAGCAACTCGCTCAAGAAAGAAATGAATGTGTAAGAAATGCTATGCTTTCTGAGTTGTATTATTACCAAGGCGGTTTAGATGCGGATTATAAAAAAATAGTTAAGAAGGCAGACGAATGTAAAGCATCTGGAGAAGCTATTCTTGGATATATAGCTAAAATATATTTTGCGAAACATGAAATTCTAAATGATAGAAACATTAATGCATTGAAAATGATGGTCTCAGAACTTGAGGATGTTATATCAACCAAATATGACAACCTTGTCGCGCAATGGTACTCAACGTTAGCGGAGGTTTGGCTAGATAATAATAGTCACGAGCATGCTATTCGTTATGCTGAACTATCACTTGGGTATGACGTTGATCAAAGCCATATTGAATCAAAAGTATTATCTCTCCTCATTCTTTCTAAAGCTTACTTTATTGCCGAGAAATATGATTTGGCTTATAAGTATATGGATGAATATAACGAGCTAATGAAATCGTCGCAGAGGAACAAGCTTACAAGTGCTGTCGCTTATTATTCTGCACAACTAAAAGCTGAAGAATCAGCTAGACAAATTGAGTCTCTAAACAAAAAACTTTCCCTTGCCGATCTCGAGTCTCAAGTTGCCAAAGTCGAAGCTGAAAATAATCGTTTGTATTTATCGATGGCGTTAATTGTAGTTTGTATGCTGATCCTTTGGGTTTATAAGACCAAATTGCATCAGTTGCGCTTAAAAAAACAGGTAGAAGTGGATGCGTTAACTGGCGTGCTTTCCCGTCGCTATTTTTCTGAATGTTTTGAAAAGGCGTTGGTAAGTGCTCAACCAGCGCAGCAAAGTGTTAGTTTTGTCTTATTCGACTTGGACCATTTTAAACGAATTAACGACAGTTACGGCCATCCGGCGGGTGACTGGGTATTGAAAGCCGTGGGTGAGGTTTGTAGCAGTAGCGGACGGCGTGCTGATTTAGTTGGCCGCTTAGGCGGAGAAGAGTTTGGTATTCTGCTGCCTGATTGCGATATGGCGAATGCCACCCGCGTCGCCGAGCAGTGCCGACTCGCTATCGAACGGATAGATAGCACACCTGCTGGCGCTAAGTTTCAAATCACTGCCAGTTTTGGCGTGTCAGCGTCTTCCGTTGTTGGCTATGACAGTCGTGCGTTGATCGTTGATGCCGACAAAGCGTTATATTTATCTAAGAAACATGGTCGTAATCGGGTCACCCTGTCGCCTAACTATGACAACAGTGTGATATTGGGGGCGGGCATTTAA
- a CDS encoding SAM-dependent methyltransferase: MHKGKPGQLSVVGTGMMLGAHITPIAKSYVEEADIVFASVSHSATETWLSSLNSNFVSLQQHYGEGRSREETYQLMVNTVLEAVRLGKRVCAAFYGHPGVFAWAPHELVRAAKADNLNVVFEPGISAEDCLYTDLGIDPGEVGCQHFAASQFMYHQRQVDSSAYLVIWQPAMAGDLAMTRFEPDSRYIALLAELLMEIYPADHQVLLYEAATLPFADPRADRVHLGELASAEMAMHTTLVIPPSEKLKRNHKMIERIKAIAGTA, from the coding sequence ATGCACAAAGGTAAACCTGGCCAGCTTTCGGTCGTAGGCACAGGCATGATGCTTGGGGCACACATCACACCCATCGCGAAAAGCTATGTTGAGGAAGCTGACATCGTTTTTGCCTCTGTTTCTCATAGCGCGACAGAGACCTGGCTCAGTTCACTGAACAGTAATTTTGTTAGCTTGCAGCAGCATTATGGTGAGGGGCGGTCACGGGAAGAGACTTATCAATTGATGGTCAATACCGTGCTTGAAGCTGTACGACTCGGCAAGCGCGTTTGCGCTGCTTTTTACGGTCATCCAGGTGTGTTTGCTTGGGCACCCCACGAGTTAGTAAGAGCAGCTAAAGCCGACAACCTTAATGTGGTATTTGAGCCGGGCATTTCCGCTGAGGATTGTTTGTATACTGATTTGGGTATCGATCCCGGAGAGGTTGGTTGCCAACATTTTGCAGCCAGTCAATTTATGTATCATCAGCGCCAAGTTGATTCCTCGGCTTACTTGGTTATTTGGCAGCCAGCGATGGCCGGTGATTTGGCGATGACACGTTTTGAACCTGATTCCCGATATATTGCATTATTGGCTGAGCTGCTGATGGAAATCTATCCTGCTGATCATCAAGTCCTGTTGTACGAAGCGGCGACCCTGCCATTTGCAGATCCAAGGGCAGATAGAGTTCATCTTGGTGAGTTAGCAAGTGCTGAAATGGCGATGCACACGACATTAGTGATACCGCCCAGTGAGAAACTAAAGCGTAATCATAAAATGATAGAACGAATCAAGGCTATCGCTGGAACAGCTTAA
- a CDS encoding pepsin-like aspartic protease gives MTQNSQDKQTLVHSQAEPRKAKAETSFHEAIVIPITMAYAEGGYTAPIYVGSEKRLVNVLLDTGSSALAVRADKVLPDQDAHLKPTPLAQAIAYGAGGWAGPVVHSQIGIGHDDEQVVLDDVALALIVEEPQRNFFEADGIWGLAYAPLDTVHDMSDYLQQQGSDIAHTYPWPFNAVADHNELKSFQKLFKQYPTVHITPYFTAMEEDGRCSNKFALYTQRAFYHMTEADEAESELLHDPLNTGFLILGGGEEHTHLYHGELEAVSVVHDVYYNTRIKKFQVDGFAAMDVERIQPKYEKSYQSNSIFDCGSSFMVLTDPMYQYFTDCLSKLEPGLLDLVAAGQKAARQLTGLPMSKLHLPHWPDLHFVMEGEYGDVTLTCPATHYWQINAPGEGEAMFTVISQLDGWANQSILGLPLLSNYFCVFDRSEHELGVIRTAKRK, from the coding sequence ATGACGCAAAACAGCCAAGACAAGCAGACTCTCGTGCATTCGCAGGCTGAGCCGCGTAAAGCCAAGGCCGAAACAAGCTTTCATGAAGCGATCGTTATTCCCATCACCATGGCGTACGCCGAAGGCGGCTACACCGCGCCAATATATGTGGGAAGTGAGAAGCGCCTGGTGAATGTGTTGCTCGACACGGGCAGTTCCGCCTTAGCGGTGCGGGCAGACAAAGTGTTGCCCGATCAGGACGCCCACCTCAAACCCACGCCGCTGGCGCAGGCGATCGCCTATGGCGCAGGTGGTTGGGCGGGACCCGTGGTGCATTCACAGATTGGTATCGGCCACGATGATGAACAAGTGGTGTTGGATGATGTGGCGCTGGCGCTGATTGTTGAAGAGCCACAACGTAATTTTTTCGAAGCGGATGGCATCTGGGGATTGGCCTACGCGCCGCTAGACACGGTTCACGACATGTCTGACTACTTGCAACAGCAGGGCAGTGATATCGCCCATACCTATCCATGGCCGTTTAATGCGGTTGCCGATCACAACGAGCTTAAGAGTTTTCAAAAACTGTTTAAGCAATATCCAACCGTGCATATCACCCCCTATTTTACCGCGATGGAAGAGGATGGCCGTTGCAGCAACAAGTTTGCACTGTATACCCAGCGGGCGTTTTACCACATGACGGAAGCCGACGAAGCAGAAAGTGAACTACTACACGATCCGCTAAATACAGGTTTTCTTATTTTGGGTGGCGGTGAGGAACACACCCACCTGTATCACGGCGAGTTGGAAGCTGTGTCTGTGGTGCATGATGTTTACTACAACACCCGCATTAAGAAGTTTCAGGTAGACGGGTTCGCAGCGATGGACGTAGAGCGGATCCAACCCAAATACGAGAAGAGCTATCAGAGCAACAGTATCTTCGATTGCGGCTCCAGCTTCATGGTGCTGACCGATCCCATGTACCAATACTTCACTGATTGCCTGAGCAAGCTAGAGCCCGGATTGTTGGATCTGGTCGCAGCGGGGCAAAAAGCCGCGCGGCAGTTGACCGGGTTACCGATGAGCAAATTGCATCTGCCTCATTGGCCTGATCTGCATTTTGTTATGGAAGGGGAGTATGGCGACGTCACCTTAACCTGTCCCGCCACCCACTATTGGCAGATCAACGCGCCCGGTGAGGGCGAGGCGATGTTTACTGTGATTAGTCAGCTCGATGGCTGGGCAAACCAGTCGATTCTGGGGTTGCCGTTGCTGAGTAATTACTTCTGCGTGTTTGATCGGAGTGAGCATGAGTTAGGGGTGATTAGAACGGCGAAGCGGAAGTGA